A section of the Agrococcus sp. SGAir0287 genome encodes:
- a CDS encoding acyl carrier protein, with translation MALTNDEVLAGLAELVNDETGISVENVQLEKSFTDDLDIDSISMMTIVVNAEEKFDVKIPDDEVKNLKTVGDAVTFITNAQS, from the coding sequence ATGGCACTGACCAACGATGAGGTCCTCGCTGGGCTCGCAGAGCTCGTGAACGACGAGACCGGCATCTCGGTCGAGAACGTCCAGCTCGAGAAGTCGTTCACGGACGACCTGGACATCGACTCCATCTCGATGATGACGATCGTCGTCAACGCCGAGGAGAAGTTCGACGTGAAGATCCCCGACGACGAGGTGAAGAACCTCAAGACCGTCGGCGACGCCGTCACGTTCATCACGAACGCGCAGTCCTGA
- a CDS encoding beta-ketoacyl-[acyl-carrier-protein] synthase family protein, producing MTKKIVVTGIGATSPLAGTIRETWDALLAGASGARSLEHPWVAELELPVTFAAEAAVRPDTVLERPVAKRLDPSSQLALVAAKEAWEDAGSPEVAPERLGVDWATGIGGVWTLLDAWDTLREKGPRRVLPMTVPMLMPNAPSAAVSMHFEARAYARTVASACASSTESIAMAYEHLQAGLADVVIAGGSESAIHPITIASFASMQALSRRNDDPAHASRPYDVSRDGFVMGEGGAALVLETEEHALARGARIYAELAGAGVTADSYHITAPEPEGLGASRAVHAALAQAGASVDDVTHVNAHATSTPVGDVAEVRALERVFGERAREIPVSATKGAHGHLLGGTGALEAAFTVLALHHRVAPPTINVEEQDPEAPLSISSTPVELGAGPQLAISNSFGFGGHNAVAAFRSV from the coding sequence ATGACGAAGAAGATCGTCGTCACCGGCATCGGCGCGACGTCGCCGCTGGCCGGGACCATCCGCGAGACGTGGGATGCGCTGCTCGCCGGCGCATCCGGCGCACGCTCGCTCGAGCACCCCTGGGTCGCCGAGCTCGAGCTGCCCGTGACGTTCGCCGCCGAGGCCGCCGTGCGGCCCGACACCGTGCTCGAGCGCCCCGTCGCCAAGCGGCTCGACCCCTCGAGCCAGCTCGCCCTCGTCGCCGCCAAGGAGGCGTGGGAGGACGCGGGCTCGCCCGAGGTCGCACCCGAGCGCCTCGGCGTCGACTGGGCCACGGGCATCGGCGGCGTGTGGACGCTGCTCGACGCCTGGGACACCCTGCGCGAGAAGGGCCCGCGGCGCGTGCTGCCCATGACGGTCCCGATGCTCATGCCGAACGCGCCGTCGGCCGCCGTCTCGATGCACTTCGAGGCGCGCGCCTACGCCCGCACCGTCGCCTCCGCGTGCGCGTCGTCGACCGAGTCGATCGCGATGGCCTACGAGCACCTGCAGGCCGGTCTCGCCGACGTCGTCATCGCCGGCGGCTCGGAGTCGGCCATCCACCCCATCACGATCGCGTCGTTCGCGTCGATGCAGGCCCTGTCCCGTCGCAACGACGACCCGGCGCACGCCTCGCGGCCCTACGACGTCTCGCGCGACGGGTTCGTCATGGGCGAGGGCGGTGCCGCGCTCGTGCTCGAGACCGAGGAGCACGCGCTCGCGCGCGGCGCACGCATCTACGCGGAGCTCGCCGGCGCGGGCGTCACCGCCGACTCGTACCACATCACCGCGCCCGAGCCCGAGGGCCTCGGCGCGAGCCGCGCCGTGCACGCCGCGCTCGCCCAGGCGGGCGCGTCGGTCGACGACGTCACCCACGTCAACGCCCACGCAACCTCGACGCCCGTCGGCGACGTCGCCGAGGTGCGCGCCCTCGAGCGCGTGTTCGGCGAGCGCGCGCGAGAGATCCCCGTCTCCGCGACGAAGGGCGCGCACGGCCACCTGCTCGGCGGCACGGGTGCGCTCGAGGCGGCGTTCACGGTGCTCGCGCTGCACCACCGCGTCGCGCCCCCGACGATCAACGTCGAGGAGCAGGATCCCGAGGCGCCGCTGTCGATCTCGTCGACGCCCGTCGAGCTCGGTGCGGGACCGCAGCTGGCGATCTCGAACTCGTTCGGCTTCGGCGGCCACAACGCCGTCGCCGCGTTCCGCAGCGTCTGA